In Spirobacillus cienkowskii, a genomic segment contains:
- the ubiE gene encoding bifunctional demethylmenaquinone methyltransferase/2-methoxy-6-polyprenyl-1,4-benzoquinol methylase UbiE, protein MKFKQIHNNPIQLSEKSLKIQNMFDKISKRYDFLNRILSAGQDVQWRNKMISLLPTIHAQNGIIYDVACGTGDVLFSTKSRRKDYNQLVGFDISSGMLEQARIRAVAKNYSDIQFFQASAEKLPTESESADCITISFGLRNVDNREGALQEFNRVLKKGGTLFVLEFFQAENNFISKFFDFYFKKILPKIGGLFSDKSAYEYLPQSVSTMPSGHDFENMLQTAGFHQIEQIQWLSGATRLFKAVKK, encoded by the coding sequence GTGAAATTTAAACAAATTCATAATAACCCTATTCAATTAAGCGAAAAATCATTAAAAATTCAAAATATGTTTGATAAAATCTCAAAAAGATATGATTTTTTAAATCGCATTCTTTCTGCTGGACAAGATGTTCAATGGCGAAATAAAATGATCTCTTTGCTACCAACTATTCATGCGCAAAATGGAATTATTTATGACGTTGCGTGTGGCACAGGAGATGTTTTATTTAGCACCAAATCAAGACGTAAAGACTACAACCAACTTGTTGGTTTTGATATTTCATCAGGCATGCTTGAACAGGCACGAATTCGCGCCGTTGCAAAAAATTATTCAGATATTCAATTTTTTCAAGCATCAGCAGAAAAACTACCTACAGAGTCTGAGTCTGCGGATTGTATTACAATTTCCTTTGGACTGCGCAATGTCGACAACCGTGAAGGTGCATTGCAAGAGTTTAATCGTGTTTTAAAAAAGGGTGGAACTCTTTTTGTACTTGAATTTTTTCAGGCTGAAAATAATTTTATTTCAAAATTTTTTGATTTTTATTTTAAAAAAATTCTACCAAAAATTGGTGGATTATTTTCTGATAAGTCAGCGTATGAATATTTACCACAAAGCGTTTCAACTATGCCATCTGGCCATGATTTTGAAAATATGCTACAAACAGCAGGTTTTCATCAAATAGAACAAATTCAATGGCTCTCTGGAGCGACTCGACTTTTCAAAGCTGTAAAAAAATAA
- a CDS encoding bifunctional adenosylcobinamide kinase/adenosylcobinamide-phosphate guanylyltransferase — MNNVRSKLCLFLGGSQSGKSLFAENCAKNWQKVVYYATGGQIENSPEWELRINKHRQRRPDHWTTIEYPVSIDSVVNYCQEHNAEVLIIDCLSLWMGWLIAQNAQLYSHFQLLKHLETEFNYFIKKLTTLQFPVLVVSNEVGQGVTPSTESGRVFREALGHLNQALGNEALCVSFSIAGQNILLKDSSQNFLNGFCPLGIINENYIISKLNSHAGDQSEI, encoded by the coding sequence ATGAATAATGTGCGTTCTAAACTTTGTTTATTTTTAGGAGGCAGTCAATCTGGCAAAAGTTTATTTGCAGAAAACTGTGCTAAAAATTGGCAAAAGGTTGTTTATTATGCTACCGGAGGGCAAATTGAAAATTCGCCGGAATGGGAATTGCGTATCAATAAGCATCGACAACGAAGACCTGATCATTGGACAACAATTGAATACCCCGTTAGCATTGATAGCGTTGTCAATTATTGCCAAGAACACAATGCTGAAGTTTTAATCATCGACTGTTTATCGTTATGGATGGGCTGGTTAATTGCGCAAAATGCGCAACTCTACTCTCACTTTCAATTGCTGAAACATTTAGAAACAGAATTTAATTATTTTATTAAAAAGCTTACGACACTGCAATTCCCTGTACTTGTAGTTTCAAATGAAGTAGGACAGGGAGTGACACCAAGTACAGAATCGGGCAGAGTGTTTAGAGAAGCACTTGGGCACTTGAACCAAGCGTTAGGCAACGAGGCACTTTGTGTTTCTTTCAGTATTGCAGGCCAAAATATTTTGCTAAAAGACTCTTCACAAAATTTTCTTAACGGTTTTTGCCCTCTTGGTATTATAAATGAAAATTATATAATTTCTAAGCTCAATTCTCACGCAGGAGATCAAAGTGAAATTTAA
- a CDS encoding M28 family metallopeptidase, which translates to MRKTLCIWFHLFLGLLYLKNAHPNYVSFQKKPAFSINNLEKTMNWFTAEAHPMGSAAQTKIAHEITENLKQVGWKPKLLKFNATVPNFYSEKFGGSQSNGKTTIKIEGINVVAEKKGHAPCTILLGGHYDTKYFKSFKFVGANDGGSSTVLLIELARVLKEQKFHEKSLGACDIVLAFFDGEEAFLNDWFDGENFLGIQDNLYGSREFVKKLKKKNGQYTYNHNPIKLVLILDMIGHKNQYLSISHGSDETYSQLFINSAKKIKISKADFTVEDDHISFLSLNIPSLHIIDWKNTKEWHTSRDTPDIISYEAIANLGETILEFLNTHRI; encoded by the coding sequence GTGAGAAAGACCTTATGTATTTGGTTTCATCTTTTTTTAGGGTTACTTTACTTAAAAAATGCGCATCCCAATTACGTATCATTTCAAAAAAAACCTGCTTTTTCAATCAATAATCTAGAAAAAACGATGAATTGGTTTACCGCTGAAGCACATCCAATGGGATCAGCGGCACAAACAAAAATTGCTCATGAAATTACTGAAAATCTTAAACAAGTTGGCTGGAAACCAAAGTTGCTTAAATTTAACGCAACTGTTCCTAATTTTTATTCAGAAAAATTTGGTGGCTCGCAATCTAACGGAAAAACAACAATTAAAATAGAAGGTATCAATGTTGTTGCAGAAAAAAAAGGACACGCTCCGTGCACGATTTTATTAGGGGGCCATTACGATACCAAGTATTTCAAATCTTTTAAATTTGTTGGTGCCAACGATGGTGGTTCTTCAACTGTCCTGCTCATTGAATTAGCACGTGTCCTTAAAGAACAAAAATTCCATGAAAAAAGTTTAGGTGCTTGCGATATTGTTCTTGCATTTTTTGATGGAGAAGAGGCTTTTTTAAATGATTGGTTTGATGGTGAAAATTTTTTAGGTATTCAGGACAACTTATATGGTTCACGAGAATTTGTTAAAAAATTAAAAAAGAAAAATGGACAATATACTTATAATCATAATCCAATTAAATTAGTACTTATACTTGACATGATTGGACATAAAAATCAATATCTTTCAATTTCGCACGGATCAGACGAAACATATTCACAACTCTTTATCAACTCTGCAAAAAAAATTAAAATTTCTAAAGCAGACTTTACAGTTGAAGATGATCACATTTCTTTTCTGTCACTTAATATTCCCTCTTTGCATATTATCGATTGGAAAAATACAAAAGAATGGCACACAAGCCGCGACACACCAGATATTATTTCTTATGAAGCTATTGCAAATTTAGGAGAAACTATACTGGAATTTTTAAATACACATAGGATTTAA
- the surE gene encoding 5'/3'-nucleotidase SurE — MHLLLCNDDGYKAKGIQVLAKYLKTLGHKITVVAPNGERSAQSHAMTFYQPLRVREVSEHCFAVDGTPADCAALALTQILCEDPPDFVVSGINHGLNVGVDVNYSGTVGAATEAALMGFKAIAVSADTENLSDEQLQHIFEQSAKIVGQIIQNAFSFDWPNMEVLNVNVPQNAEKIAIAECGGASLYEPHIEEMKPVKGTGMKIYLIGGFSRHMPDDASQDVSLVSSGFITLSFVKAKQSSTETNKNLANIVGILKL; from the coding sequence ATGCACTTACTCCTTTGTAACGATGATGGCTATAAAGCTAAAGGCATCCAGGTCTTAGCAAAATATCTTAAGACACTTGGGCATAAAATAACAGTAGTTGCCCCAAATGGCGAACGAAGCGCCCAATCTCATGCGATGACATTTTATCAACCTTTGCGAGTTCGAGAAGTTTCTGAACATTGTTTTGCTGTTGATGGCACACCCGCAGATTGTGCTGCGTTAGCTTTAACGCAAATTCTTTGTGAAGACCCACCTGATTTTGTTGTGTCAGGCATTAATCACGGTTTAAACGTAGGCGTTGATGTGAATTACAGTGGGACTGTTGGCGCAGCAACAGAAGCCGCTCTTATGGGGTTTAAGGCGATTGCTGTTTCTGCAGACACAGAAAACTTATCTGACGAACAATTACAACATATTTTTGAACAATCTGCTAAAATTGTTGGACAAATAATTCAAAATGCCTTTTCATTCGATTGGCCAAATATGGAGGTGTTGAATGTCAATGTGCCGCAAAATGCAGAGAAAATTGCGATTGCAGAATGCGGTGGTGCATCTTTGTATGAACCGCATATTGAGGAGATGAAGCCAGTTAAAGGCACGGGAATGAAAATTTACTTGATTGGTGGCTTTTCTCGTCATATGCCTGATGACGCGTCGCAGGATGTTTCTTTGGTGTCAAGTGGTTTTATTACATTAAGCTTTGTAAAAGCTAAACAAAGCTCAACAGAAACAAATAAAAATCTTGCAAATATTGTTGGTATTTTAAAATTATGA
- a CDS encoding KamA family radical SAM protein gives MINEKNWARELSQGLIDLNQLVKKGFISMHQTCELKPVIDHFNIRVPHIFLEEIEKSNEAISSQFIPSSNELNVLPEQLTDPIGDERWSPVAGITHRYPDRVLFKPTYMCASYCRFCFRRYKVSDSSNNLKKDDFLNAYDYIKKHSEIWEVIITGGDPLTLTDQSIASILENLSEIDHVKVIRFHTRILSVLPSRITMSLLDIFKKNNKSIWIAAHINSADEFTLECKNAIAKCVDNGIPILLQSVLLKGINDSHEKLISLFKKSIENRIKPYYLHYPDLAKGTEHFRIPLRHAIELIKNLRGKISGLCIPQLIVDIPGGEGKIAMHTHNATEVYENVWEFESSLNSSRIVIKYPNSI, from the coding sequence ATGATTAATGAAAAAAATTGGGCGCGTGAATTATCGCAAGGATTGATTGATTTAAATCAACTGGTTAAAAAAGGTTTTATTTCTATGCATCAAACATGTGAATTAAAGCCAGTAATTGATCATTTTAATATTCGTGTTCCTCATATTTTTTTAGAAGAAATTGAGAAGTCAAATGAAGCAATTTCTTCTCAATTTATTCCGTCCTCAAATGAACTCAATGTGTTGCCAGAGCAGCTAACAGATCCAATTGGCGATGAGCGTTGGTCCCCAGTAGCAGGTATCACCCACAGATATCCTGATCGAGTGTTATTTAAACCTACTTATATGTGTGCTTCGTATTGTCGATTTTGTTTTCGCCGTTATAAGGTGTCAGACTCAAGCAATAATTTAAAAAAAGATGATTTTTTAAATGCATATGATTACATTAAAAAGCACTCAGAAATTTGGGAAGTTATTATTACAGGAGGGGATCCCTTAACTCTGACAGATCAGTCTATTGCAAGTATTTTAGAAAATTTATCTGAAATTGATCATGTTAAAGTTATTCGGTTTCATACGCGAATTTTAAGTGTACTTCCTTCTCGAATTACTATGTCTTTGCTTGATATTTTCAAAAAAAATAACAAAAGTATTTGGATTGCAGCACATATAAATAGTGCAGATGAATTTACTTTGGAGTGTAAAAATGCAATAGCAAAATGTGTGGATAATGGGATTCCCATATTATTGCAATCTGTGCTTTTGAAGGGAATCAATGATTCTCATGAGAAATTGATTTCTTTATTTAAAAAATCAATAGAAAATAGAATTAAGCCCTATTACTTGCATTATCCGGATTTAGCTAAAGGAACAGAGCATTTTAGAATTCCTTTACGACATGCAATTGAACTCATAAAAAATTTGCGAGGAAAGATTTCTGGTTTGTGTATTCCGCAACTGATTGTAGATATTCCAGGAGGTGAGGGTAAAATTGCGATGCATACCCACAACGCCACAGAAGTTTATGAAAATGTTTGGGAATTTGAGAGTTCATTAAATAGTTCTCGAATTGTTATTAAGTATCCTAATTCTATATGA
- a CDS encoding substrate-binding periplasmic protein, whose translation MLYKFNFLKLMLFLLIIKFSDVYAKNEQVYIVGVENIDYMPYYTVNSSGEYGGYSRDLLDLFCKKNNIKFKYQPMSVLRLFREFLDGNVDFKFPDDKLWQSQLKADKNIFYSNNAVEYIDGLIIRNEFKDKKIEDLKIIGTIRGFEVGVYKEKNIKILESSSIAELLNKLDKKEIDGVYFNINVALNFINKNNFFKNKFAFKKEFPYTRDYYKLSSIKHKDIILKFNQFLIKSNTEINKLKKKYNIFI comes from the coding sequence ATGTTGTATAAATTTAATTTTTTAAAATTAATGTTATTTCTACTAATAATAAAATTTTCTGATGTTTATGCAAAAAACGAGCAGGTTTATATAGTAGGAGTAGAAAATATTGATTATATGCCATATTATACTGTTAATTCTTCTGGTGAATATGGCGGATATTCTAGAGATTTACTAGACTTATTTTGTAAGAAAAATAATATTAAATTTAAATATCAGCCAATGTCAGTATTAAGGTTATTTAGAGAATTTTTAGATGGAAATGTAGATTTTAAGTTTCCTGATGACAAATTATGGCAAAGCCAGTTAAAAGCGGATAAAAATATTTTTTACTCAAACAATGCTGTAGAATATATTGATGGTCTTATTATTAGAAATGAATTTAAAGATAAAAAAATTGAAGATTTAAAAATAATTGGAACAATTAGAGGATTTGAAGTAGGAGTTTATAAAGAGAAAAATATAAAAATTCTTGAATCTTCTAGTATTGCTGAATTATTAAATAAATTAGATAAAAAAGAAATTGATGGAGTTTATTTTAATATAAATGTAGCATTAAATTTTATAAATAAAAATAATTTTTTTAAAAATAAGTTTGCATTTAAAAAAGAATTTCCTTACACAAGAGATTATTATAAATTATCAAGTATCAAACATAAAGATATAATTTTAAAATTTAACCAATTCTTAATTAAAAGTAACACAGAAATTAATAAACTTAAAAAGAAATACAATATATTTATATAA